One genomic region from Thermosipho affectus encodes:
- a CDS encoding Na(+)/H(+) antiporter subunit B, with the protein MMQYVLSFFAVLVTIFVFFSKKVFNSFLYRTVLSVLMVAIYVVYLAPDVAITEAMLGALLTTFVYLLSFKIHSKLKVAVVRIPVICQKYQDTFAGIIPKILEDFSKEYNHKIEYVEVLTIGECMKLIEKGEVDLGITFKGDFKILDVPYYMVNNKELSYFELINLNSLSEIKKISNKVFYLTFSDKNSIEFMEFSSFYTQDYLKKILKNYKLGGI; encoded by the coding sequence ATGATGCAGTATGTTTTATCTTTTTTTGCGGTTTTGGTAACTATTTTTGTGTTTTTTTCTAAAAAAGTATTTAATTCTTTTTTATATAGAACGGTACTGAGTGTTTTGATGGTTGCAATTTACGTTGTATATTTAGCACCAGATGTGGCAATTACCGAAGCAATGCTTGGAGCTTTGTTGACTACATTTGTTTACTTACTCTCTTTTAAAATTCATTCAAAATTGAAGGTGGCTGTTGTAAGGATCCCAGTTATTTGTCAAAAATATCAAGATACTTTTGCGGGAATTATTCCAAAAATTTTAGAAGATTTTTCAAAAGAGTATAATCATAAGATTGAATACGTTGAAGTTTTAACAATTGGGGAATGTATGAAGTTAATTGAGAAAGGCGAAGTGGATTTAGGTATAACATTCAAAGGTGATTTTAAAATTTTAGATGTGCCTTATTATATGGTTAATAACAAAGAATTGAGTTATTTTGAATTAATTAATTTAAATAGTTTAAGTGAGATAAAAAAAATTTCAAATAAGGTTTTTTACCTAACTTTTTCCGATAAAAATTCTATTGAATTTATGGAATTTAGTTCTTTTTATACGCAAGATTATTTGAAGAAAATTTTGAAAAATTATAAATTGGGAGGGATATAA
- a CDS encoding monovalent cation/H(+) antiporter subunit G, whose protein sequence is MIIIFGAFLMLIGNIFALFNKNMFKKLHYLSAGDTGGGILILIGLLIRGFQIEKILVALLIMLIGMPAVTYFISISFVRKDKR, encoded by the coding sequence ATGATAATAATTTTTGGTGCTTTTTTGATGTTAATTGGGAATATTTTTGCGTTGTTTAATAAAAACATGTTTAAAAAACTACACTATTTGAGCGCGGGAGATACTGGTGGAGGGATTTTGATATTAATAGGTTTATTAATACGCGGTTTTCAAATTGAAAAGATTTTAGTTGCACTTTTAATTATGTTAATAGGAATGCCTGCAGTAACTTATTTTATTTCAATTTCTTTTGTTAGAAAGGATAAAAGATAA
- a CDS encoding NAD(P)H-dependent glycerol-3-phosphate dehydrogenase, translating into MKFGVIGAGSWGCAFANLLVDNGQDVLVWARRKEVVFEINVLKKISYLNGIRPKFNASDNIQEVVDFSDYLVIAIPVQFIRENLSKIKYWDNVKGIVNLSKGLEIKTLKRVSEIIRDFVSIPYTVLSGPSHAEEVAENIPTAVTIAGENVEELQILFSNDYFRVYTSDDVVGIEISGALKNVMAIAAGVLDGLGGWDNSKAALMTRALYEMIKFGKIFGAQEKTFFGLSGVGDLMVTCNSRHSRNRLLGELIAKGQTLEEVMKNTKMVAEGMYTVKAVVELSLKRGIDMPISSEVFKILYANKNPRLSMLDLMRRPLKEEWYI; encoded by the coding sequence GTGAAATTTGGAGTAATTGGTGCAGGAAGTTGGGGATGTGCTTTTGCAAATTTGTTGGTTGATAATGGACAAGATGTATTGGTTTGGGCTAGAAGAAAGGAAGTAGTATTTGAAATAAATGTTTTAAAAAAGATAAGTTATTTAAATGGGATTAGACCAAAATTTAATGCTTCAGATAACATACAAGAAGTTGTGGATTTTTCGGACTATCTTGTTATAGCTATACCTGTGCAATTTATAAGGGAAAATTTAAGTAAGATTAAGTATTGGGATAATGTTAAAGGAATCGTTAACTTATCAAAGGGTTTAGAGATAAAGACTTTAAAACGAGTTTCGGAAATTATAAGAGATTTTGTTAGTATACCCTATACCGTTCTTTCAGGACCATCACATGCTGAAGAAGTAGCTGAAAATATACCTACAGCTGTAACAATCGCCGGTGAAAATGTTGAAGAATTACAAATATTGTTCAGTAATGATTATTTTAGAGTGTATACCTCTGATGATGTGGTTGGGATAGAGATTTCTGGTGCTTTGAAGAATGTTATGGCAATTGCCGCAGGAGTTTTAGATGGATTAGGTGGGTGGGATAATTCAAAAGCGGCACTAATGACACGTGCTTTATATGAAATGATAAAGTTTGGAAAAATCTTTGGAGCACAGGAAAAAACTTTTTTTGGACTTTCAGGCGTAGGAGATTTGATGGTCACATGTAATAGTAGACATAGTAGAAATAGACTTTTGGGAGAGTTAATAGCAAAAGGTCAAACACTTGAAGAGGTAATGAAAAATACCAAAATGGTTGCAGAGGGTATGTATACTGTGAAAGCTGTTGTTGAGCTTTCCTTAAAGAGAGGTATAGATATGCCTATTTCTAGTGAAGTGTTTAAAATACTATACGCAAATAAAAATCCAAGGCTATCTATGTTGGATTTAATGAGGAGGCCATTAAAAGAAGAATGGTACATTTAA
- the trmB gene encoding tRNA (guanosine(46)-N7)-methyltransferase TrmB: MIYPEFELKPQFLNKFPLNWDEIFGNYGPIHVELGFGNGEYAAYYTSKNKNINYIGFELSITSMVKAQRKLKRNGIKNAKLILCDARFGVREFFSDDSIDKLIMNFPVPWYKNSQAHRRIIIKDFFNVLSVVLKYNGEFELVTDQEWYAIEAYENAKESGYFKVNDIEKNPKREFLTRYEKKWIRFNRDIFRLKVWKIKKGKITRLLRSEDDMPHAVGKITEQKVLELKGQVFKEDNKIFVVKNVYKEVNGDAYIFKIISSDDEFTQHYFLVLYPKEKMKWVLKLDSESNPYRTPAVKWSVKKIMEVLE, from the coding sequence ATGATATATCCGGAATTTGAGTTGAAACCTCAATTTTTAAATAAGTTTCCTTTAAATTGGGATGAAATTTTTGGAAATTATGGTCCAATTCATGTGGAACTTGGTTTTGGGAATGGGGAATATGCGGCTTACTATACTAGTAAGAATAAGAATATTAATTATATTGGATTTGAGCTTTCAATTACATCTATGGTGAAAGCACAAAGAAAATTAAAACGAAATGGTATAAAAAATGCAAAATTAATTCTCTGTGATGCAAGGTTTGGTGTGAGAGAATTTTTTAGCGACGATTCTATTGATAAGTTGATAATGAATTTTCCTGTTCCTTGGTATAAAAATTCACAGGCACATAGAAGAATAATAATTAAGGATTTTTTCAATGTATTGTCAGTAGTTTTAAAATACAATGGGGAATTTGAACTTGTTACTGATCAAGAGTGGTACGCAATTGAAGCATACGAAAATGCAAAGGAGAGCGGATACTTTAAAGTAAATGATATCGAAAAAAACCCTAAACGTGAATTTTTAACCAGATATGAGAAAAAATGGATAAGATTTAATAGAGATATTTTTAGATTAAAGGTTTGGAAAATCAAAAAGGGAAAGATAACACGTTTGTTGAGGAGTGAGGATGATATGCCACATGCTGTGGGAAAAATAACAGAACAAAAGGTATTGGAATTAAAGGGACAAGTTTTTAAGGAAGATAATAAGATTTTTGTGGTTAAAAATGTTTATAAGGAAGTAAATGGAGATGCTTATATATTTAAAATTATATCTTCTGATGATGAATTTACGCAACATTACTTTTTAGTTTTATACCCTAAGGAGAAGATGAAGTGGGTATTAAAATTAGATAGTGAATCAAACCCGTATAGAACACCTGCTGTAAAGTGGTCCGTAAAAAAGATTATGGAGGTGCTCGAGTGA
- a CDS encoding tetratricopeptide repeat protein encodes MNDNLVRFIRKIMKEGKYQLAESIIQIVEREYPFLKFEYAVFSGDLENARKIFESLSYEEKFFYGIALKTGEIQIGDLENAVEKIYNELDKNIDYNSIKSEYPEVVQVIRLELEKAIRNNDKELIRYLKGILLNFEPNLDLELQEKKPQNINIFIMGTLIIILIFTIISLFNPTIFSLKNSLDKINSKIEVNFEKLNTKILESSNEVKNEIISSNETVSKILEEIKTLQQESSKNLILKLSEVEENLKVLENSKDKETKSVELFERLNPKNIETLRFLWLMGYEYYRQKNYLMSINILEFVIDKAVSLNVKNIYFLDDTYYYRALNYYQIGDFEKSYLLFKDFIERFPNSTYSKHAKYFIERVGGLR; translated from the coding sequence GTGAATGACAATCTTGTAAGATTTATTAGAAAAATTATGAAAGAGGGGAAATACCAGTTAGCGGAAAGTATAATACAAATAGTTGAAAGAGAATATCCATTTTTAAAATTTGAATATGCTGTTTTTTCAGGTGATTTAGAAAATGCAAGAAAGATATTTGAAAGTTTGAGTTATGAAGAGAAATTTTTTTATGGCATTGCACTTAAAACGGGAGAGATACAGATTGGTGATTTAGAAAATGCAGTAGAAAAAATTTATAATGAACTTGATAAAAATATAGATTATAATTCAATAAAAAGTGAGTATCCAGAAGTTGTTCAAGTGATAAGACTTGAATTAGAAAAAGCAATTAGAAATAATGATAAAGAGCTTATAAGATATTTGAAAGGTATTTTATTAAATTTCGAACCAAATTTAGATTTAGAACTCCAAGAAAAAAAACCACAAAATATTAACATATTTATTATGGGAACTTTGATTATTATATTGATTTTTACAATTATCTCATTGTTTAATCCGACTATATTTTCATTAAAAAATTCTTTAGATAAAATAAATTCAAAAATTGAAGTTAATTTTGAAAAATTGAATACAAAAATTTTGGAATCAAGTAATGAAGTAAAAAATGAGATTATTTCCTCGAATGAAACAGTCTCTAAAATCTTGGAGGAAATAAAAACATTACAACAGGAAAGTTCTAAAAATCTTATTTTAAAACTTTCTGAAGTTGAAGAAAACTTAAAAGTACTTGAAAATTCCAAAGATAAAGAAACAAAAAGTGTTGAACTATTTGAAAGGTTAAATCCAAAAAATATTGAAACCTTACGTTTTTTATGGTTAATGGGATATGAATATTATAGACAGAAAAATTATTTAATGTCGATTAATATTTTGGAATTTGTAATAGATAAAGCTGTTTCTTTGAATGTGAAGAATATTTATTTCTTAGATGATACATATTATTATAGAGCTTTAAATTATTATCAGATAGGTGATTTTGAAAAATCTTACTTGTTATTTAAAGATTTTATAGAAAGATTTCCAAATAGTACTTATAGCAAGCATGCAAAGTATTTTATTGAAAGAGTAGGAGGTCTCAGATGA
- a CDS encoding NAD(P)H-hydrate dehydratase — protein MSSKEMKELEKKAINDFGIDSLILMERAGVSTVEVLWNELEKLSKYSYLVFCGPGNNGGDGLVIARELLNYTEAVKVVFIDDFVTEEAKKNFEVYKSFGGEVIKISKENILEVPKLLGNSDVVIDAIFGTGLSKIVEGIYAEIIDYINLYSKFTVSVDIPTGVSADTARVLGTAIKADLTVTFEYPKVGHFLFPGRALTGKLKVVKIGIPKILGAIYPCDKLLLTKSYFEVPKRLKESNKSTYGKVIVIGGSENYIGAPLLSVLGALRAGVGRVYIAGNNKVVVNAVNYEPGIIPITIDFTENSLYEIEKVLDPNTVVVIGPGLGRREEISEFVKKVFENVNVPIIVDADGIYYLSRFKDEILFKEKVVITPHPGEFAKFMEMKISEVKYNYKLVKEAAERYNLVIALKDVTTIISDGESIYFNLTGNSSLSKGGSGDILSGVIAGFVAQNHEVLNGVLTGIYTMGLAAEMYKYEGRNFVSEILDYLPKAITEVIK, from the coding sequence GTGTCATCTAAAGAAATGAAGGAATTAGAAAAAAAGGCTATAAACGATTTTGGAATAGATAGTTTGATTTTAATGGAAAGAGCTGGAGTGTCAACAGTAGAAGTTTTATGGAATGAATTGGAAAAATTATCAAAATACAGTTATTTAGTGTTTTGTGGACCTGGAAATAATGGAGGAGATGGTCTTGTAATTGCAAGAGAACTGTTAAATTATACAGAAGCAGTAAAAGTAGTTTTTATAGATGATTTTGTTACAGAAGAGGCAAAAAAGAATTTTGAAGTTTATAAATCGTTTGGCGGAGAGGTAATAAAAATTTCAAAGGAGAATATTTTGGAAGTGCCTAAATTATTGGGAAACAGTGATGTGGTAATAGATGCTATTTTTGGTACTGGATTATCAAAAATAGTGGAAGGAATTTATGCAGAAATTATTGATTATATAAATTTATATTCAAAATTTACGGTTTCAGTTGATATACCAACAGGTGTTTCGGCTGATACTGCAAGAGTTTTGGGAACGGCAATTAAGGCAGATTTAACAGTTACTTTTGAATACCCAAAAGTTGGCCATTTTTTATTTCCTGGAAGAGCACTTACTGGAAAGTTAAAAGTAGTTAAAATTGGTATACCGAAGATTTTGGGGGCTATTTACCCATGTGATAAATTACTTTTAACGAAAAGTTATTTTGAGGTTCCAAAAAGATTAAAGGAAAGTAATAAATCGACTTATGGAAAAGTTATTGTTATTGGTGGTTCTGAAAATTATATAGGTGCGCCTTTATTATCTGTGTTAGGGGCTTTAAGGGCTGGTGTTGGAAGGGTGTATATTGCAGGTAATAATAAAGTTGTAGTTAATGCGGTAAATTATGAGCCTGGAATTATTCCTATTACAATAGATTTTACTGAAAATAGTTTGTATGAGATAGAAAAGGTGCTTGATCCAAATACAGTTGTTGTAATTGGACCTGGATTGGGAAGAAGAGAAGAAATAAGTGAATTTGTAAAGAAAGTTTTTGAAAATGTAAATGTACCGATAATAGTTGATGCAGATGGTATATACTATCTTTCAAGATTTAAAGATGAAATTTTATTTAAAGAAAAAGTTGTAATAACACCTCATCCAGGTGAATTTGCAAAATTTATGGAAATGAAAATATCTGAAGTAAAATATAATTATAAACTAGTAAAAGAAGCTGCAGAAAGATATAATTTAGTAATTGCTTTAAAAGATGTTACGACTATAATTTCGGATGGAGAAAGTATTTATTTCAATTTAACGGGAAATTCCTCTTTGTCAAAAGGTGGAAGTGGAGATATATTAAGTGGAGTTATAGCAGGATTTGTTGCACAGAACCATGAGGTATTAAATGGAGTACTTACAGGAATTTATACAATGGGACTTGCTGCTGAGATGTATAAATACGAGGGGCGTAATTTCGTTAGTGAAATTCTTGATTATTTACCAAAAGCTATTACGGAGGTGATAAAGTGA
- a CDS encoding lytic transglycosylase domain-containing protein, whose protein sequence is MFWLFKNFPYKYTEYFPETIFDKLLILSIIKVESSFIKDAVSPLGAYGLMQVMPQTSEWINKKFDKNYNLYVPKDNIQLGIKYLEYLYELNGNLADALIGYNTGPHASKEVKESAGKRYLKKVYTAYYIYKFLYRGD, encoded by the coding sequence TTGTTTTGGTTATTTAAAAATTTTCCGTATAAATATACTGAATATTTTCCAGAAACAATTTTTGATAAGCTCTTGATATTAAGCATTATAAAAGTTGAGAGTAGTTTTATAAAAGATGCTGTTTCTCCGCTTGGTGCCTATGGTTTAATGCAGGTAATGCCACAAACTTCTGAGTGGATTAATAAAAAGTTTGATAAAAATTACAATCTTTATGTTCCAAAGGATAATATACAATTGGGAATAAAATATCTTGAGTATCTGTATGAACTTAACGGTAATTTAGCGGATGCTTTAATTGGTTATAATACAGGCCCACATGCATCAAAAGAGGTTAAAGAAAGTGCTGGTAAAAGATACTTAAAGAAAGTCTATACTGCGTATTATATTTATAAATTTTTATATCGAGGTGATTGA
- a CDS encoding prepilin peptidase produces the protein MWYFVNFVLGVIFGSFLNVILYRSVEGLKVNDPPRSFCPYCKVEIKWYDNIPLLSYILLGGRCRNCGVKIPFRYFFVELFTGIMFLVHSVFFTRFESLILDIMIFSVVVVVYVDMKILMIPDFTWVLLWISAILDLIRNQYFWYLRIISLTLMLSIFLLLKKFYKDELGEGDIYLIVPFSFLLSLPFSIYHLLLSSVLGLLFSLIRKKKIIPFGPFISISGYLLYFFMLKYF, from the coding sequence GTGTGGTATTTCGTAAATTTTGTTTTGGGAGTGATATTCGGGAGTTTTTTAAATGTAATATTATATAGAAGCGTGGAGGGATTAAAGGTTAACGATCCTCCACGTTCTTTTTGCCCTTATTGCAAAGTGGAAATTAAGTGGTATGATAACATACCACTTTTAAGTTATATTTTATTGGGTGGAAGGTGTAGGAATTGTGGAGTTAAAATACCTTTCAGGTACTTCTTTGTTGAGCTTTTTACAGGTATTATGTTTTTAGTACATAGTGTATTTTTCACAAGATTTGAAAGTTTAATTTTAGATATAATGATTTTTTCAGTTGTTGTAGTGGTTTATGTTGATATGAAAATTTTGATGATACCAGATTTTACTTGGGTTTTGTTATGGATTTCAGCAATTTTGGATTTAATTAGAAATCAGTATTTTTGGTATTTAAGAATAATTTCTCTAACTTTAATGTTGAGTATATTTTTACTCTTGAAGAAATTTTATAAAGATGAATTAGGAGAAGGCGATATCTACTTAATTGTCCCTTTTTCATTTTTGCTAAGCCTACCATTTTCAATTTATCATTTACTCCTTTCGTCTGTTTTGGGTTTGTTATTTTCATTGATTAGAAAGAAAAAAATAATACCATTTGGACCATTTATTTCAATTTCTGGATATTTATTGTATTTTTTTATGTTAAAATATTTTTGA
- a CDS encoding tetratricopeptide repeat protein — translation MKVEMMVKDKTLILTDETPFFIMLRDLFYGGDWYNMKKDFTEFVNEIEDLEFIEKNITILGEAFYGPIIWSEIIAFLNKRNIHPDKFEHGTVDGLYELAIEYADKDLLGDAKNILEFALKIDKNFAPAYEFLGTILIEQGNFDEGIKFLNRAIEVDPWLVQAYSTLGEVYYNKGEYDKAIGYWLKEIEYSPNDIFTYFMIADAYTRSKNYEKAIEILNRLIEIDNDNVIAMYELSQIYREIGKEKEAEIVEQEILNSKPSDPNGMEIWAKIKMKYGKYEEIVKAIEPMIDESIESLHLKALLIVPYIKLGKTEKARKFYEELKQNDFWYLFGKKEIFDKYLTNKEKQLCGIS, via the coding sequence ATGAAGGTAGAAATGATGGTAAAAGATAAAACATTAATTTTAACAGATGAGACTCCTTTCTTTATAATGTTGAGAGATTTGTTTTATGGTGGAGATTGGTATAACATGAAGAAGGATTTTACCGAATTTGTAAATGAAATTGAAGATTTGGAATTTATTGAAAAAAATATCACTATTTTAGGTGAAGCATTTTATGGTCCAATTATTTGGTCAGAGATTATTGCATTTTTAAATAAAAGAAATATACATCCTGATAAGTTTGAGCATGGTACGGTTGATGGATTATATGAACTTGCAATAGAGTATGCTGATAAGGATTTACTTGGTGATGCGAAAAATATTTTAGAATTTGCACTTAAGATTGATAAAAATTTTGCTCCTGCATACGAATTTTTGGGAACTATATTAATTGAACAGGGGAATTTTGATGAGGGAATAAAATTTTTAAATAGAGCTATTGAAGTTGATCCTTGGCTTGTTCAGGCGTATTCTACTCTTGGTGAAGTGTATTACAATAAAGGAGAATATGATAAGGCGATTGGTTATTGGTTGAAAGAGATAGAATATTCACCAAATGATATTTTTACTTATTTTATGATTGCAGATGCATATACTAGATCCAAAAATTATGAGAAGGCAATTGAAATTTTAAATAGATTAATTGAAATTGATAATGATAATGTAATTGCAATGTATGAACTTTCACAAATATACAGAGAGATTGGAAAAGAAAAGGAAGCAGAGATTGTAGAGCAGGAAATTTTAAATTCCAAGCCAAGCGATCCAAATGGAATGGAAATTTGGGCTAAAATAAAAATGAAATATGGAAAGTACGAAGAAATTGTAAAAGCTATTGAACCAATGATAGATGAATCTATTGAATCATTACATCTCAAAGCTTTATTGATAGTTCCATATATAAAATTAGGTAAAACTGAAAAAGCCAGAAAATTTTATGAGGAGCTAAAACAAAATGATTTTTGGTACTTGTTTGGTAAAAAGGAAATTTTTGATAAATATTTAACAAATAAGGAGAAACAATTGTGTGGTATTTCGTAA
- a CDS encoding Do family serine endopeptidase: MKKSLVVVFFVTLSILTLGFVNQNYESPITNVVEAAAPAVVKIEATVYSTSYIDPFIEDFFKRWFGDIPKQYQQKGTSLGSGFIFDKEGYILTNFHVVDGAEDIKVTLLDGTEFKAKYIGGDRELDIAILKITPKNKEIPTLEFGNSDKLKIGEWAIAIGNPLGFQHTVTVGVISATGRKIPKPDNSGYYTNLIQTDAAINPGNSGGPLLNIHGQVIGINTAIIAPSEAMNIGFAIPINTAKRFIESIIKTGKAEKAYLGVYMQTVTNELAKALGLKVNKGVYISQVIENSPAEKAGLKEGDVITEVENLSVTTASELASIIHNYTPGSKIKIKINRKGKEIELEVVLGKSENKKETIETKEFIGITVKEITNSDREEYQIPEKIKGVLVINSKNNFIKEGTIIYKIAINGKVYNIKNLNDWNETISKVKKGDYVALFYFYKGATGVFSFGY; the protein is encoded by the coding sequence ATGAAAAAAAGTTTAGTTGTAGTATTCTTTGTCACTTTGTCAATTTTAACATTGGGATTTGTAAACCAAAATTACGAAAGTCCTATTACAAATGTTGTAGAAGCGGCAGCTCCAGCCGTCGTTAAAATTGAAGCAACGGTTTACTCAACTTCGTATATTGATCCATTTATAGAAGATTTCTTTAAAAGATGGTTTGGAGATATACCAAAACAATATCAACAAAAAGGTACAAGTTTAGGTTCAGGATTTATTTTTGATAAAGAAGGATACATTTTAACAAACTTTCATGTTGTAGACGGTGCTGAAGATATAAAGGTAACTCTATTGGATGGTACAGAATTTAAAGCAAAATATATTGGTGGAGATAGAGAATTAGATATTGCCATACTTAAAATAACTCCAAAAAACAAAGAAATTCCAACTTTGGAATTTGGTAATTCCGATAAATTAAAAATTGGTGAATGGGCAATAGCAATTGGTAATCCTCTTGGATTCCAACACACTGTAACAGTAGGTGTTATTTCAGCAACAGGTAGGAAAATCCCCAAACCAGATAATAGCGGATACTACACAAATCTTATCCAAACTGATGCTGCGATTAACCCTGGAAATAGTGGAGGTCCATTATTAAATATTCACGGTCAAGTTATAGGAATTAATACCGCTATAATAGCCCCTTCTGAAGCAATGAATATTGGATTTGCAATACCGATTAATACTGCAAAAAGATTCATTGAAAGTATAATAAAAACTGGAAAGGCAGAAAAAGCATATTTAGGTGTATACATGCAAACTGTTACAAATGAACTTGCAAAGGCTCTTGGACTTAAAGTAAATAAAGGGGTATATATTTCACAAGTTATCGAAAATTCTCCAGCAGAAAAAGCAGGATTAAAAGAAGGAGATGTTATCACTGAAGTTGAAAATCTGTCTGTAACTACCGCTAGTGAACTTGCTTCAATTATCCATAATTATACACCAGGTTCAAAAATAAAGATAAAAATAAATAGAAAAGGAAAAGAAATTGAACTTGAAGTAGTCCTTGGAAAATCTGAAAATAAAAAAGAGACCATTGAAACGAAAGAATTCATAGGAATAACAGTTAAAGAAATTACAAATTCTGATAGAGAAGAATACCAAATACCAGAAAAAATTAAAGGAGTATTGGTTATAAACAGCAAAAACAATTTTATAAAAGAAGGAACAATAATATACAAAATTGCAATAAACGGAAAAGTTTATAATATTAAAAATTTAAACGATTGGAATGAAACAATTTCAAAGGTTAAAAAAGGTGACTATGTGGCTTTATTCTACTTTTATAAAGGTGCTACTGGTGTCTTTTCATTTGGTTACTGA